Proteins encoded by one window of Teretinema zuelzerae:
- a CDS encoding Ppx/GppA phosphatase family protein, producing the protein MRTKDASDIQKPVRSCCDPLAGAAAGPRLEAVIEIGATGLRLLIAEISADGSWAVIDRAERALALGRDVFTIGSISRDSLLQCLAILNRYREILRSWAVEDAHVTVVATSAIREAKNRDSILDRLSVKTGFRVRVIDGIEENRLMYLVVNRALRGAPGALGKINSIIMDVGGGSTEIMLMQKGKMVAAHSFRMGTVIIEQQVKAMMGSAKDMRRFLAEYIRTTGETLNKELRLDRVHQLIAISSDARLAARSIGTPVTDLLSVIPRHEFISFVQRVTSYTPEECVRNFRISYGEAESLTPGLLAYQYFLEMTEAETVLVPFLTLREGVIISCVSGPDPLVNEEFYTQVVASAANLGKRYHVDEDHSRYVTRIALGLYNCLEAELGLDRHARLILEVAAILHDVGSFIRPADHHLHSQYIIAHSDIFGLNKDDMNILSNVVRYHRAEKPNPGHHAYATLARQDRTMVLKLSALLRIADALDRGHSQHIEDFDIELSKDTLYLRARGTHDVTLERMALEEKADLFEEIFGYRLVLN; encoded by the coding sequence ATGCGTACGAAAGACGCCTCTGACATACAAAAGCCCGTCCGTTCCTGCTGCGATCCGCTTGCGGGCGCGGCCGCCGGGCCCCGCCTCGAGGCGGTAATCGAGATCGGCGCGACGGGTTTGCGGCTGCTTATAGCCGAAATTTCCGCCGACGGTTCCTGGGCCGTGATCGACCGCGCCGAGCGCGCTCTTGCTCTCGGCCGGGACGTGTTCACCATCGGGAGCATTTCCCGCGACTCCCTTCTGCAGTGTTTGGCTATTCTTAACCGATACCGCGAAATCTTGCGCAGTTGGGCGGTCGAGGACGCTCACGTCACCGTCGTCGCGACCAGCGCCATCCGCGAAGCGAAAAACCGGGATTCAATTCTGGACCGGCTCTCCGTTAAAACGGGCTTTCGCGTCCGGGTTATAGACGGAATCGAAGAAAACCGCCTCATGTATCTGGTCGTCAATAGGGCCCTCAGGGGAGCTCCGGGAGCGCTCGGAAAAATAAATTCGATCATCATGGACGTAGGCGGCGGCTCTACCGAAATCATGCTGATGCAGAAGGGCAAGATGGTCGCGGCCCACAGTTTCCGCATGGGCACCGTCATCATCGAGCAGCAGGTCAAGGCGATGATGGGCTCCGCGAAGGACATGCGCCGCTTTCTCGCCGAGTACATCAGGACCACCGGAGAAACGCTGAACAAGGAACTCCGCCTCGACCGCGTCCATCAGTTGATAGCCATCAGCAGCGACGCCCGCCTCGCGGCGCGCAGCATCGGAACTCCGGTAACCGATCTTCTTTCCGTCATCCCCCGGCATGAATTCATTTCCTTCGTTCAGCGGGTAACCTCGTACACCCCGGAAGAATGCGTGCGGAACTTCCGCATCAGCTACGGAGAAGCGGAATCCCTCACTCCCGGCCTTCTTGCCTACCAGTATTTTCTGGAAATGACCGAGGCTGAAACCGTTCTGGTGCCGTTTTTAACCCTGCGCGAGGGCGTCATTATTTCCTGCGTGTCGGGACCGGATCCATTGGTCAACGAGGAATTTTATACGCAGGTCGTCGCTTCCGCGGCAAATCTCGGCAAACGCTACCATGTGGACGAGGACCATTCTCGCTACGTCACCCGCATCGCCCTCGGTTTATATAATTGCCTGGAGGCCGAACTGGGCCTTGACCGCCATGCCCGGCTCATTCTCGAGGTCGCGGCGATCCTTCACGACGTCGGCAGCTTCATCCGTCCGGCCGACCATCATCTGCACAGCCAGTACATCATCGCCCACTCGGATATTTTCGGGCTTAACAAGGACGACATGAACATTCTGTCCAATGTCGTGCGCTATCATCGGGCCGAAAAGCCGAATCCGGGGCATCATGCCTACGCGACTCTCGCCCGCCAGGACCGCACCATGGTGTTGAAGCTGTCCGCTCTGCTGCGCATCGCGGACGCGCTCGATCGCGGGCATTCGCAGCATATCGAAGATTTCGACATCGAGCTCTCAAAGGATACGCTGTATCTGCGCGCCCGGGGGACTCACGACGTTACCCTGGAACGGATGGCGCTTGAGGAAAAGGCCGATCTTTTCGAAGAGATCTTCGGCTATCGTCTTGTATTAAATTGA
- a CDS encoding MGH1-like glycoside hydrolase domain-containing protein, which translates to MNKRDFPKVHFYDQDFVDIYDRSWAWVQDYWVTPDVNGLSPEGYFIYPEGEESILNQFETIFSSFFFVYSNRNYHANQSLDFFYEHQEENGAIRWKYNLLTGDPVLSKDNPEGIGMPLFAWAEFNLFHKSANKKRIKDIMPVLQKYMSWIDATFKKECGLYQVPLAATTMINSPRKKADFLVDFNTALAINALYMSALGDILNDKELSFQYKRMYFSLKTRINSHMWDPETGFYHDVDSDLVRQPQKTIAGFWPLLAEIPNEDKADKLISHLLNPHTFGVDHPFPSLSADDPEYDERGMGYRGSVFAPFTFMVVKGLEKYQRWDLARECAIRHLYYVLDALSPNGEHNKGFLWEAYMPQKEGPAQWPGKEGFPRKQYLPYAGLSTIALMIENIIGLSISLPRKTVDWIIPNLEVMGIENLSLKRNLITILSNKSQRGWEIHMESEKLYYFTINILGQKKKTLPIPSGKCSMLIDKL; encoded by the coding sequence GTGAACAAGCGAGATTTCCCCAAAGTCCACTTCTACGATCAGGACTTTGTAGATATTTATGACCGGAGCTGGGCCTGGGTGCAGGACTATTGGGTAACACCCGATGTTAATGGCTTATCTCCCGAGGGTTATTTTATCTACCCGGAAGGGGAAGAATCAATACTCAACCAGTTCGAGACCATTTTCTCATCATTTTTCTTCGTGTATTCGAACCGAAACTATCACGCCAACCAAAGCCTTGATTTTTTCTACGAGCATCAGGAAGAGAACGGAGCCATCCGCTGGAAATATAACCTGCTGACCGGCGATCCCGTTCTTTCAAAGGATAATCCCGAGGGCATCGGCATGCCGCTGTTCGCCTGGGCCGAATTCAATCTGTTCCACAAGTCCGCGAACAAGAAGCGCATCAAGGACATCATGCCGGTGCTTCAGAAGTATATGTCCTGGATCGACGCGACCTTCAAGAAGGAATGCGGCTTGTACCAGGTGCCGCTCGCGGCTACCACCATGATCAATTCCCCCCGGAAGAAGGCCGACTTTCTCGTCGATTTCAACACCGCACTCGCGATCAACGCGCTGTATATGTCCGCCCTGGGAGATATTCTCAACGACAAGGAACTGAGCTTTCAGTACAAGAGAATGTATTTCTCGCTGAAGACCCGAATCAACTCCCACATGTGGGATCCTGAAACCGGCTTCTACCACGATGTCGATTCGGACCTCGTCCGCCAGCCCCAGAAAACGATCGCGGGCTTTTGGCCGCTTCTTGCCGAAATTCCGAACGAGGACAAGGCAGACAAGCTCATTTCCCATTTGCTCAACCCCCATACCTTCGGGGTGGATCATCCGTTTCCGTCGCTTTCGGCCGACGATCCGGAATACGATGAACGCGGCATGGGCTATCGCGGAAGCGTTTTCGCGCCTTTCACCTTCATGGTCGTAAAGGGTTTGGAAAAATATCAGCGGTGGGATCTCGCACGCGAATGCGCTATCCGCCATCTCTATTATGTTCTGGACGCGCTGTCTCCCAACGGAGAGCACAATAAGGGTTTTCTCTGGGAGGCGTACATGCCCCAGAAGGAAGGCCCTGCCCAGTGGCCGGGAAAAGAGGGCTTTCCACGCAAGCAGTATCTGCCCTACGCGGGACTGTCGACTATCGCCCTCATGATAGAAAACATCATCGGCTTGTCTATTTCCCTGCCCAGAAAAACCGTCGACTGGATCATTCCCAATCTTGAAGTGATGGGGATAGAGAATCTCAGCCTCAAGCGCAACCTGATCACGATTCTGTCGAACAAAAGCCAGCGCGGGTGGGAGATTCACATGGAGAGCGAAAAGCTTTACTATTTCACCATCAACATACTCGGACAGAAAAAGAAAACCCTGCCGATACCGTCCGGAAAATGTTCGATGCTGATCGACAAGCTCTGA
- a CDS encoding asparaginase domain-containing protein, producing the protein MYQSKVFLEVRILLSTTEKAFCSCHIGNSAGSCPVCRREEGALPAVNSQTARRAYLLAHALDCVLADKADYERPKGSPSLPPEYSLSGASLKIGSDGAMDIEFHRRKKRISIREVRIEEDAGRLTHQNGETRMDYSQAGAPSIRIRTGTEFELGEETEIFLTELRRRIQYMGILKGVPPESVIRCNAYVSLARYPNNPDYTVKLRNLNSFNFARKAINAELHRQEEILISGGTVESESRIWNERQDRTEFHQSRESVSAVSTVPLQGKPSFACPPALLAELRASAIEHPSERQNRLIEAWGIARTRAEFICDEKSRADFYEESIKAGADPMDAAHWLMSDITGLLRKTGKKIQDSPLSPRRFASILALYRERTINSRMAKQILLAVLETDKDPAILMQEHDWTQISDTTQLRLIVQKTISDNPLEANRLRDGDMAPLEFLTGLIMKKTRGLAEPGIVKTLLKEELRISLVYILAMGGTITGSVDNGEIIGGDAKILRTMIEPELTAGHISIEPVAPDRLLSEEIQPMDWARLVHAISQKIASGTANGIVVTHGTDTLAYTAPLIYWLFADSPVPIVFTTSNTPPAVLEPGATPDEARLNLNKAIRLAREKERGIYVVFGDRVLSPINLKFLRPALYGFTNWNSQDQHRGAGFLNGLGETDPYVMGRLLAEAADRLHLTRIYPGLRADRLLALTETGVTHFFLELYEKGTGNMKDSDYSLKQLLIQGRRRGCRFYCTSQQEGVVDFSGYSTSRRMWREGAIPMGSLTTETAMALYFAASLVCDSLEEIDELMEAAGQN; encoded by the coding sequence ATGTACCAGTCAAAAGTTTTTCTGGAAGTCAGGATACTGCTTTCCACCACGGAAAAGGCTTTCTGCTCATGCCATATCGGCAATTCCGCCGGGAGCTGCCCTGTTTGCCGACGGGAAGAAGGCGCGCTGCCGGCGGTGAATTCCCAGACTGCGCGGCGAGCGTATCTCCTTGCCCACGCCCTTGATTGCGTACTTGCCGACAAAGCGGACTACGAGCGCCCCAAGGGGAGCCCGTCGCTCCCGCCGGAATACAGCCTCTCCGGCGCGTCTCTGAAAATCGGCTCGGACGGCGCGATGGACATCGAGTTTCACCGGAGAAAAAAGCGCATCAGCATCCGGGAGGTAAGAATCGAAGAGGACGCCGGCAGGCTCACGCACCAGAACGGGGAAACCCGCATGGATTATTCCCAGGCCGGAGCTCCGAGCATCCGCATACGCACCGGAACGGAGTTCGAACTGGGAGAAGAGACCGAAATATTCCTCACCGAACTTCGCAGACGGATTCAATACATGGGAATCCTGAAAGGCGTTCCGCCTGAAAGCGTCATCAGATGCAACGCCTACGTTTCCCTCGCCAGATATCCGAATAATCCCGACTATACCGTTAAACTCAGGAATCTCAACTCCTTCAACTTCGCCCGGAAGGCAATAAACGCCGAGCTGCACCGCCAGGAAGAGATCCTGATCTCCGGCGGAACGGTCGAGTCCGAAAGCCGCATCTGGAACGAGAGGCAGGACAGGACCGAATTCCATCAGAGCCGCGAATCCGTTTCCGCCGTCTCTACAGTGCCGCTCCAGGGAAAGCCGTCCTTCGCTTGCCCGCCCGCCCTTCTCGCCGAGCTTCGCGCGTCGGCCATCGAACATCCCTCTGAACGGCAGAATCGCTTGATCGAAGCATGGGGAATCGCGAGAACGCGAGCAGAGTTCATCTGCGACGAAAAGTCCCGGGCCGATTTCTACGAGGAATCGATCAAGGCCGGAGCCGATCCGATGGACGCGGCGCACTGGCTGATGTCCGACATCACGGGACTGCTGCGCAAGACTGGCAAAAAAATACAGGACTCGCCGCTTTCGCCGCGCAGATTCGCGTCGATCCTCGCGCTCTACCGCGAACGCACCATCAACAGCAGAATGGCGAAACAGATCCTCCTTGCCGTCCTTGAAACCGATAAGGACCCCGCGATTCTCATGCAGGAGCACGACTGGACTCAAATCTCCGACACGACGCAGCTAAGGCTCATCGTGCAGAAAACCATTTCGGACAACCCGCTGGAAGCGAACAGGCTCCGGGACGGCGACATGGCTCCGCTCGAGTTCCTTACCGGACTGATCATGAAAAAAACCCGAGGTCTGGCGGAGCCGGGCATCGTCAAGACGCTTCTCAAGGAAGAACTCCGAATCAGCCTGGTGTACATTCTAGCGATGGGGGGAACGATCACCGGAAGCGTCGATAACGGAGAGATCATCGGAGGAGACGCGAAAATACTCCGGACGATGATCGAGCCGGAACTCACGGCAGGACACATCAGCATCGAACCGGTCGCCCCGGACCGCCTTCTCAGCGAAGAAATACAACCGATGGATTGGGCCAGGCTCGTCCACGCGATATCCCAGAAAATCGCCTCCGGAACGGCGAACGGCATAGTGGTCACCCACGGAACCGACACCCTCGCCTACACCGCGCCCCTTATATACTGGCTTTTCGCCGATTCTCCCGTTCCCATCGTCTTTACCACGTCGAATACGCCTCCGGCCGTTCTCGAACCGGGAGCGACCCCCGACGAGGCCAGGCTGAATCTGAACAAGGCGATACGGCTCGCACGAGAAAAAGAGCGCGGAATCTACGTCGTTTTCGGCGACAGGGTGCTCTCTCCCATCAATCTGAAATTCCTTCGGCCGGCCCTCTACGGCTTTACGAACTGGAATTCGCAGGACCAGCACCGGGGCGCCGGATTCCTCAACGGCCTGGGCGAAACAGATCCGTACGTCATGGGAAGGCTTCTTGCGGAAGCGGCCGACAGGCTTCATCTAACCAGAATATACCCGGGTTTGCGCGCGGACAGGCTGCTCGCGCTCACCGAAACCGGAGTGACGCACTTTTTCCTGGAATTGTACGAAAAGGGAACGGGCAACATGAAGGACAGCGACTATTCCCTGAAGCAGCTTCTGATCCAGGGAAGACGGCGGGGATGCAGATTCTACTGCACCTCGCAGCAGGAAGGGGTCGTCGATTTTTCGGGGTATTCAACATCGAGGCGGATGTGGCGGGAGGGCGCGATTCCGATGGGTTCGCTCACCACTGAAACCGCGATGGCGCTCTATTTCGCGGCGAGCCTCGTATGCGACTCGCTCGAGGAAATCGACGAGCTGATGGAAGCCGCCGGCCAGAACTGA
- a CDS encoding tetratricopeptide repeat protein, giving the protein MKKTNRTITHTCVLAFAAAAVLAAVSCKTAPEAPRGDGPAASEKQEQAAEAYTRAGFAENLKRLLEEKRFEEALASFRNVPEADASSFEFRMMKLSIMISAEKLAEAEELAGALATEQPSNTDVMYARAVIATAAGDMKGRTAHLEAVLKADPNHSQAMTGLALDLLGKKSYKKAKDLLVKAIASDPQNSDALLGLARVYYIQADLEKAGDTLNLALKKAPEDSILWAELARVKSETMDLPGAIDDIEKAIDIDSDIYGHWIDYGTYLISGSKKAEARTAFSRAIELKPAEYLPYIYRAGLNDDLGNEDEALSDYRKVTELYPQYFYAAESLGILLWGRGDYAGARAAFLLALEGNPKNVSYALMATLCSYRQEKEDEAKNFMGKYITTLDRNSTEYFLCRLFVDRAGDSEVLNRIMKEKNLNTRNRMLFYSAMYYDLFQNKSIAQKYFIEIVSLPAPNFFEFRLSQWELKRLESAADTNSSLSVQG; this is encoded by the coding sequence ATGAAAAAGACGAACCGGACGATCACACATACATGCGTTCTCGCATTCGCCGCGGCGGCAGTCCTGGCCGCGGTCTCCTGTAAAACAGCTCCGGAAGCCCCGCGCGGGGACGGCCCGGCCGCAAGCGAGAAACAGGAACAAGCGGCTGAAGCGTACACCCGCGCGGGGTTCGCTGAAAACCTGAAGAGGCTTCTCGAAGAGAAGCGGTTCGAAGAAGCTCTCGCCTCCTTCCGGAACGTACCCGAAGCGGACGCTTCGTCCTTCGAATTCAGAATGATGAAGCTCTCCATCATGATTTCCGCGGAAAAGCTTGCCGAAGCCGAAGAGCTTGCCGGAGCCCTCGCGACCGAACAGCCCTCGAATACCGACGTGATGTACGCGCGCGCCGTCATCGCGACCGCCGCCGGAGACATGAAGGGCAGAACAGCCCATCTCGAGGCTGTCCTCAAGGCCGACCCGAATCACAGCCAGGCGATGACCGGCCTCGCCCTCGATCTGTTGGGGAAGAAGAGCTATAAAAAGGCCAAGGATCTTCTGGTGAAGGCAATCGCCTCGGATCCGCAGAATTCCGACGCGCTGCTGGGCCTTGCCCGCGTCTACTACATCCAGGCCGACCTTGAGAAAGCAGGGGACACCCTGAACCTGGCACTGAAAAAAGCGCCCGAAGACAGCATCCTCTGGGCCGAGCTGGCGCGGGTGAAATCCGAAACCATGGATCTCCCCGGAGCGATCGACGACATCGAAAAAGCGATCGACATAGACTCCGACATCTACGGACACTGGATCGATTACGGAACCTATCTCATTTCCGGCTCCAAAAAAGCGGAAGCGCGGACCGCCTTCTCCCGCGCTATAGAACTGAAGCCGGCCGAATATCTTCCCTATATATACCGGGCGGGACTGAACGACGATCTCGGCAACGAAGACGAAGCCCTCTCCGACTACCGGAAGGTGACGGAGCTCTATCCGCAGTACTTTTATGCGGCCGAAAGCCTGGGCATTCTCCTGTGGGGACGCGGAGACTACGCGGGGGCCCGTGCGGCCTTCCTCCTCGCGCTCGAGGGAAATCCGAAAAACGTTTCCTACGCGCTCATGGCCACGCTCTGCTCCTATCGCCAGGAAAAAGAAGACGAAGCGAAAAATTTCATGGGCAAATACATCACCACCCTCGACAGAAACAGCACCGAATATTTTCTGTGCAGGCTCTTCGTCGACCGGGCCGGAGACTCGGAAGTGCTGAACAGAATCATGAAGGAAAAGAACCTCAACACGAGAAACCGGATGCTGTTCTATTCGGCCATGTATTACGACCTCTTCCAAAACAAATCGATAGCGCAGAAATATTTCATAGAAATCGTTTCCCTCCCGGCTCCCAACTTCTTCGAATTCCGCCTGAGCCAGTGGGAGCTCAAGAGGCTCGAAAGCGCAGCTGATACGAACAGTTCCCTGTCCGTTCAAGGCTGA
- a CDS encoding DHH family phosphoesterase: protein MERPLEQLRAALDSKIPVLVQTHDFPDHDAMGAAYALCELLLRLGYECSITYGGMIQSISLASMIDQLDIPLLAFEDAVSGPERQTIVVDGSPAAGTIKATAGRLVGVIDHHPSRKPMKCPFVDVRTQTGSCSAIIWSYWKEAGEEPDKTTATALLAGIQLDTDFLSRRVSAEDLNAHYDLFFKGNSKLAREVVRTALSLEQLPEIGRALMEFRVNGVFLLTEVHGDYSSELLSVLADFLLRLKEIQFVTVIEVSGGEYRLSARSRSHDIDAGEIIRRVLSGKGTGGGHPHMAGGFIKPNKYPGAERLLLDITNAAAEYRSENETDSQGN from the coding sequence ATGGAAAGGCCTCTCGAACAGCTGCGCGCGGCCCTTGATTCCAAGATTCCCGTTTTGGTTCAAACCCATGATTTTCCCGATCACGACGCGATGGGAGCCGCGTACGCCCTGTGCGAACTGCTGCTCCGGCTCGGCTACGAGTGCTCCATAACCTACGGGGGAATGATACAGAGCATTTCCCTCGCCTCGATGATCGATCAGCTGGACATCCCCCTGCTTGCTTTCGAGGATGCGGTGAGCGGTCCTGAACGCCAGACCATCGTAGTCGACGGCTCGCCGGCCGCCGGAACGATCAAGGCTACGGCGGGAAGGCTCGTAGGCGTCATAGACCACCACCCTTCGAGGAAACCGATGAAGTGCCCCTTCGTCGACGTGCGCACGCAGACGGGTTCGTGCAGCGCGATAATCTGGTCGTACTGGAAAGAGGCGGGGGAAGAGCCCGACAAGACGACGGCAACGGCCCTCCTGGCCGGCATCCAGCTCGACACCGATTTTCTTTCGCGCCGGGTGAGCGCCGAGGACCTTAACGCGCACTATGATCTTTTCTTCAAGGGAAACAGCAAGCTTGCGCGAGAAGTCGTCCGCACCGCGCTCAGCCTGGAACAGCTGCCTGAAATCGGGCGGGCGCTCATGGAATTCCGCGTAAACGGCGTGTTCCTGCTCACGGAGGTCCACGGCGACTACTCGAGCGAGCTTCTGTCCGTGCTGGCGGATTTTCTGCTGCGCCTCAAGGAAATCCAGTTCGTCACTGTTATAGAAGTATCGGGCGGAGAATACCGGCTTTCCGCCAGAAGCAGGAGCCACGACATCGACGCGGGCGAAATAATCAGGCGGGTGCTTTCCGGAAAAGGCACCGGCGGAGGACACCCCCACATGGCGGGCGGATTCATCAAACCGAATAAATATCCCGGAGCGGAGCGGCTCCTTTTGGACATAACGAATGCTGCGGCGGAGTACAGGAGCGAAAATGAAACAGACAGTCAGGGAAATTGA
- a CDS encoding TraB/GumN family protein: MKQTVREIELNGRKFILVGTAHVSRESMEEAAAVIRGEHPDRVCVELDEGRLQALQNEKGWQELDISKVLRDGKGFLLLANLVLSSFQKKMGSEIGVKPGDEMKESLKVAGELSIPTSLVDRPIQITLQRAWAKNGFIGKSKLLATLVSSAFSDENISEEDIEGLKEQGAMDAMMSELAAYLPTVKEVLIDERDRYLASHIWEAPGTCSVSILGAGHLPGTEQALRDIASGKISSDASDISSLPPKTLASKLGGLAIPALIIALLGAGFFTGGTAASLDMLVRWLLWNGSLAAVGTILAFGHPAAVITAFVAAPVATINPFVGVGLFSGLAQAWARKPRVVDMETLATDAGSVKGFYRNRISHVLLVFFLSSLGGAIGNFIAVPALIGTLVK, encoded by the coding sequence ATGAAACAGACAGTCAGGGAAATTGAACTTAACGGACGAAAATTCATCTTGGTGGGCACCGCCCACGTTTCCCGGGAAAGCATGGAGGAAGCCGCGGCGGTCATCCGCGGAGAACATCCGGACCGCGTATGCGTCGAACTCGACGAAGGCCGGCTGCAGGCCCTGCAGAACGAAAAGGGGTGGCAGGAGCTGGACATTTCGAAGGTGCTTCGCGACGGCAAGGGCTTCCTTCTGCTCGCGAACCTCGTCCTATCGTCTTTCCAGAAAAAAATGGGCTCGGAAATCGGCGTGAAGCCGGGAGACGAAATGAAGGAATCGCTGAAGGTCGCCGGAGAGCTGTCCATTCCGACCTCTCTCGTAGACCGGCCGATCCAGATAACCCTCCAGCGCGCCTGGGCCAAGAACGGATTCATCGGAAAATCGAAGCTGCTGGCGACCCTTGTTTCCAGCGCGTTTTCCGACGAAAACATTTCCGAGGAAGATATTGAAGGACTGAAGGAACAGGGCGCGATGGACGCGATGATGAGCGAACTGGCCGCCTACCTTCCGACGGTAAAGGAAGTCCTGATCGACGAACGCGACCGCTACCTCGCCTCTCATATCTGGGAAGCTCCCGGAACTTGCTCGGTCTCCATTCTGGGCGCGGGACACCTTCCGGGAACGGAACAGGCTCTCCGGGACATAGCATCCGGGAAAATCTCGTCCGACGCGTCCGATATTTCGTCGCTCCCGCCGAAAACCCTCGCATCGAAGCTCGGAGGGCTCGCGATTCCCGCGCTCATAATCGCCCTTTTGGGAGCGGGATTCTTCACCGGAGGAACCGCGGCGAGCCTGGACATGCTCGTGCGATGGCTGCTGTGGAACGGATCGCTCGCTGCGGTCGGCACGATTTTGGCGTTCGGACACCCTGCCGCGGTAATCACCGCCTTCGTCGCCGCGCCCGTAGCGACGATAAACCCCTTCGTGGGAGTCGGCCTGTTCTCCGGCCTCGCTCAAGCCTGGGCGCGGAAACCGCGGGTGGTCGACATGGAAACCCTCGCAACCGACGCGGGAAGCGTGAAAGGCTTTTACCGGAACAGAATCTCGCATGTGCTTCTCGTGTTTTTCCTTTCAAGCCTCGGCGGAGCGATCGGAAACTTCATCGCGGTTCCGGCCCTCATCGGCACCCTCGTTAAATAA
- a CDS encoding glycoside hydrolase family 30 protein, with protein sequence MKLVNIHETAKDSASRLSQLNPAEREASSPKHLSCVVKIDPNRTYQTVEGFGGALTEASAYVLSALPEEKREEVIASFFDPVAGHGWTLARTHINSCDFSLENWACVEQTDETLESFSMEKVEQRQLPLIKRAIAHAGGSLKLMLTPWSPPAWMKDNNDMNHGGALLKKYYPLWAAYIVRFIDELKARNVPVWCMSVQNEPEATQTWDSCRWTGTEEAEFAVNNLGPALEKAGYQDLPILVWDHNRDRLFDRMKETMSVPGADEYIGGAAFHWYSGDQYDTVRKTSLTWPGKKLLFTEGCVEGGARPGAWFPGERYAHNIINDLNSGCTGWIDWNIALDMEGGPNHVGNFCDAPVLVDTENKTVLYQSSWYYLGHFSRFIKPGAVRIDCAMDSWMTPATVDGRMGNTMESCAFRNPDGTIALVLCNRTEADMIYTLECPQLSEDKAFRCPPRGIQTLLIG encoded by the coding sequence GTGAAACTAGTGAATATTCATGAAACCGCGAAAGATTCAGCATCACGGCTGTCACAGCTCAATCCGGCAGAACGGGAGGCGTCTTCGCCGAAGCATCTTTCCTGCGTCGTTAAAATAGACCCGAACAGAACCTACCAGACGGTCGAGGGATTCGGAGGCGCGCTGACGGAGGCCTCGGCCTATGTGCTCTCCGCCCTTCCGGAAGAAAAACGGGAGGAAGTGATAGCCTCGTTCTTCGATCCCGTTGCGGGGCACGGATGGACGCTCGCGCGGACGCACATCAACAGCTGCGATTTCTCGCTCGAGAACTGGGCCTGCGTCGAACAAACAGACGAAACACTGGAGTCGTTTTCGATGGAAAAGGTCGAACAGCGGCAGCTTCCCCTGATCAAACGGGCTATCGCCCATGCAGGAGGAAGCCTCAAACTCATGCTCACGCCCTGGAGTCCGCCCGCGTGGATGAAGGACAACAACGACATGAACCACGGCGGAGCCCTCCTGAAAAAATACTATCCGCTGTGGGCAGCGTACATCGTCCGTTTCATCGACGAACTGAAGGCGCGGAACGTTCCGGTATGGTGCATGAGCGTGCAAAACGAGCCGGAAGCGACTCAAACCTGGGACTCATGCCGGTGGACGGGAACGGAGGAGGCGGAGTTCGCCGTGAACAATCTCGGTCCGGCGCTGGAAAAGGCGGGATACCAGGACCTTCCGATCCTGGTTTGGGATCATAACCGGGACCGCCTGTTCGACCGGATGAAGGAAACAATGAGCGTTCCGGGGGCGGATGAGTACATCGGCGGGGCAGCCTTCCACTGGTATTCGGGAGACCAGTACGATACGGTGCGGAAAACTTCGCTAACCTGGCCGGGAAAAAAGCTGCTGTTCACCGAAGGCTGCGTCGAAGGCGGAGCCCGTCCGGGCGCCTGGTTCCCGGGAGAGCGCTATGCGCACAACATCATCAACGATCTCAACTCAGGCTGCACCGGATGGATAGACTGGAACATCGCGCTCGACATGGAAGGCGGACCCAATCACGTGGGCAATTTCTGCGATGCGCCCGTACTCGTAGACACGGAAAACAAAACGGTTCTCTATCAGAGCAGCTGGTATTATCTGGGGCACTTCAGCAGATTCATCAAGCCCGGCGCGGTCCGCATAGATTGCGCGATGGATTCGTGGATGACGCCGGCAACCGTGGACGGCCGGATGGGAAACACGATGGAATCCTGCGCCTTCCGCAACCCCGACGGCACGATCGCACTCGTATTGTGCAACCGTACCGAGGCTGATATGATTTATACCCTGGAGTGCCCGCAACTGAGCGAAGACAAGGCTTTCCGCTGCCCGCCGAGGGGCATCCAGACTCTATTGATAGGCTGA